The proteins below come from a single Brevundimonas sp. LM2 genomic window:
- a CDS encoding DUF1465 family protein, whose product MRMVEGMTNETDESVVRTRAGEVRDFARSELFERTFQEGMDLVEETAAYLDGEGRRDSKLLSRAAALAYAGESMTLTTRLMQIASWLLVQRAVREGDMTPEAACEPRYRLNERPAEAEPTHPEIPIALVEYLVRAEKLHDRVLYLDRRMYLDGPAEPEANPVLSQMDRLEAAFRA is encoded by the coding sequence ATGCGTATGGTTGAGGGGATGACGAACGAGACGGACGAGTCGGTGGTGCGGACCCGGGCGGGCGAGGTGCGGGATTTCGCGCGCTCCGAACTGTTCGAACGCACCTTCCAGGAAGGCATGGACCTCGTCGAGGAGACCGCCGCCTATCTGGACGGCGAGGGCCGGCGGGACTCCAAGCTGCTGTCACGCGCCGCCGCTCTGGCCTATGCGGGCGAAAGCATGACGCTGACCACCCGGCTGATGCAGATCGCGTCCTGGCTGCTGGTCCAGCGCGCCGTGCGCGAAGGCGATATGACGCCCGAGGCCGCCTGCGAGCCGCGCTATCGCCTGAACGAGCGTCCGGCCGAGGCCGAACCGACGCACCCGGAGATCCCGATCGCCCTGGTCGAATATCTGGTCCGGGCCGAGAAGCTGCACGACCGCGTGCTGTACCTGGACCGCCGCATGTACCTGGACGGCCCCGCCGAGCCCGAGGCCAATCCCGTGCTGAGCCAGATGGACCGGCTGGAAGCGGCGTTCAGGGCCTAG
- a CDS encoding DUF1192 domain-containing protein, with protein sequence MSFDDLDPRPQRGAMLSALGREDLDLYSVEELSERIAALAGEIERAQAAIARKNAKKSAADALFNCKP encoded by the coding sequence GTGAGTTTCGACGATCTGGATCCGCGGCCCCAGCGCGGGGCCATGCTGAGCGCCCTCGGCCGGGAGGATCTCGACCTGTATTCGGTCGAAGAACTGAGCGAACGGATCGCCGCCCTAGCGGGCGAGATCGAGCGGGCCCAGGCGGCGATCGCGCGCAAGAACGCCAAGAAGTCGGCGGCGGACGCCCTGTTCAACTGCAAGCCCTGA
- a CDS encoding NAD(P)H-quinone oxidoreductase gives MRVIEIEGGSGPAEALRPGERPDPVAGPGEIRIRVRAAGVNRPDLLQRLGAYPPPPGASDVLGLEVAGEIDQVGDGVSRWSIGDRVCALLGGGGYADHAVVDARHALPVPDSLDFIQAAALPETLFTVFANVFEAGRLSAGETLLIHGATSGIGVMAIQTAKAAGARVIATSRGAAKAAAALALGADVSLDATAGDLAHGIAEAGGADVILDMVGAAYAELNLNALKPSGRWVVIATLTGGLAQVDLGRVMMKQATLTGSTLRRRPADEKARLTAAIEARAWPWVASGQVRPPIDATFPLDQAARAHLRLEAGDHVGKIILTL, from the coding sequence ATGCGGGTGATCGAGATCGAGGGCGGCTCAGGCCCCGCTGAGGCCCTGCGTCCGGGCGAGCGCCCCGACCCCGTGGCCGGTCCGGGCGAGATCCGCATCCGGGTGCGCGCGGCCGGGGTCAACCGCCCCGACCTGCTGCAGCGCCTCGGGGCCTATCCACCCCCGCCGGGAGCCTCGGACGTCCTGGGACTGGAGGTCGCCGGCGAGATCGATCAGGTCGGCGATGGCGTGAGCCGCTGGTCGATCGGAGATCGGGTCTGCGCCCTGCTGGGCGGTGGCGGCTATGCCGACCATGCCGTGGTCGACGCCCGCCACGCCCTGCCCGTCCCCGACAGCCTGGACTTCATCCAGGCCGCCGCCCTGCCCGAGACCCTGTTCACCGTCTTCGCCAATGTGTTCGAGGCCGGCCGGCTGAGCGCGGGCGAGACCCTGCTGATCCATGGCGCGACCTCGGGCATCGGGGTCATGGCCATCCAGACCGCCAAGGCCGCCGGGGCCCGCGTCATCGCCACCTCGCGCGGCGCGGCCAAGGCGGCGGCGGCCCTGGCCCTGGGGGCCGACGTCAGTCTGGACGCGACCGCAGGCGACCTGGCCCACGGCATCGCCGAGGCGGGCGGGGCCGACGTCATCCTCGACATGGTCGGGGCCGCCTATGCCGAGCTGAACCTGAACGCCCTGAAGCCCTCCGGCCGCTGGGTCGTCATCGCCACCCTGACCGGCGGCCTGGCCCAGGTCGACCTGGGCCGGGTGATGATGAAACAGGCGACCCTGACGGGCTCGACCCTGCGTCGCCGCCCGGCGGACGAGAAGGCCCGGCTGACCGCCGCCATCGAAGCCCGGGCCTGGCCCTGGGTTGCCTCCGGCCAGGTCCGGCCGCCAATCGACGCCACCTTCCCCCTGGACCAGGCCGCGCGCGCCCACCTCCGGCTGGAGGCGGGCGATCACGTCGGCAAGATCATCCTGACGCTCTGA
- a CDS encoding beta/gamma crystallin-related protein translates to MRTLALFAAGTLLATVGSTSIPGPAEAQSRGVPNGSYAQSCSNARVNQGRLYAQCLDIRRRARATSIALSACSSGDIGNDNGLLVCTGGRGQFENDNGGGGNNGGWNGGGNNGGGWGGNNGGGQNGGWNGGGGRNSVTVFTARDYRGDFQTFRGEVYNLDNTHLNDQISSIQVNGPWEVCSDSGFRGECQIIDGNIRNLSSTGLNDRISSMRPVRGGGRW, encoded by the coding sequence ATGAGAACGCTCGCGCTTTTCGCGGCCGGCACCCTTTTGGCGACGGTCGGCTCGACGTCCATCCCCGGGCCGGCCGAGGCCCAGTCGCGCGGCGTGCCGAACGGCAGCTATGCCCAGTCCTGTTCCAATGCCCGGGTGAACCAGGGCCGGCTGTATGCACAATGCCTGGATATCCGCAGACGGGCGCGCGCGACCTCGATCGCCCTGTCCGCCTGTTCGTCGGGCGACATCGGCAACGACAACGGCCTTCTGGTCTGCACGGGCGGTCGCGGCCAGTTCGAGAACGACAATGGCGGCGGTGGGAACAACGGCGGCTGGAACGGCGGTGGCAACAATGGTGGCGGCTGGGGCGGGAACAACGGCGGGGGCCAGAACGGCGGCTGGAATGGCGGCGGCGGTCGCAACAGCGTCACCGTCTTCACGGCCCGGGACTATCGCGGCGATTTCCAGACGTTTCGGGGCGAGGTCTACAACCTCGACAATACCCATCTGAACGACCAGATCAGCTCCATCCAGGTCAATGGGCCGTGGGAAGTCTGTTCGGACTCCGGCTTCCGCGGCGAATGTCAGATCATCGACGGCAACATCCGCAATCTGTCCAGCACGGGTCTGAACGATCGCATCTCGTCGATGCGACCGGTGCGCGGCGGCGGGCGCTGGTAG
- a CDS encoding DUF1013 domain-containing protein has product MTDILMPKATAVWLVDNTSLTFEQIADFCGLHPLEVRGIADGDVARDIRGVDPITGGQLDRAELDKAQDNADYRMKAIVSRHAELMKAHKPAPKYTPVSRRQDRPDAIMWFVKNHPEVTDAQIAKLLGTTKSTIDSVRNRTHWNSPQIKPVDPVTLGLVGQLVLDDLISKAADKKNRDDAKKGGAALEPIAAEPVEPEFVPEERERRSAEPTAASVFGNRE; this is encoded by the coding sequence ATGACCGACATCCTGATGCCCAAGGCGACCGCCGTCTGGCTGGTGGACAACACCTCCCTGACGTTCGAGCAGATCGCCGACTTCTGCGGCCTGCACCCGCTGGAAGTGCGCGGCATCGCCGACGGCGACGTGGCACGCGACATCCGCGGCGTCGACCCCATCACCGGCGGCCAGCTGGACCGGGCCGAGCTGGACAAGGCCCAGGACAATGCCGACTACCGGATGAAGGCCATCGTCAGCCGCCACGCCGAGCTGATGAAGGCGCACAAGCCCGCGCCGAAATATACGCCGGTCTCGCGCCGTCAGGACCGTCCGGACGCCATCATGTGGTTCGTCAAGAACCACCCCGAGGTCACCGACGCCCAGATCGCCAAACTGCTGGGGACCACCAAGTCCACCATCGACAGCGTGCGCAACCGCACCCACTGGAACAGCCCCCAGATCAAGCCGGTCGACCCGGTGACGCTGGGACTGGTGGGCCAGCTGGTGCTCGACGACCTGATCTCCAAGGCCGCCGACAAGAAGAACCGCGACGACGCCAAGAAGGGCGGCGCCGCCCTCGAGCCGATCGCCGCCGAGCCGGTCGAGCCGGAGTTCGTGCCCGAGGAGCGCGAGCGCCGCTCCGCCGAACCGACCGCCGCCTCGGTGTTCGGCAACCGCGAGTAG
- a CDS encoding SDR family oxidoreductase: MSDTDFPTAAETARPLAVVTGASTGIGYELARLFADDGFDLIVAADTSLAEAQQTFEGLGARVETLQADLSTEDGVQSLYDLIGGRPVDALAANAGHGLGEGFLDQDFADIRHVIDTNITGTTQLLHLVGRDMRERGRGQILLTGSIAGLMPGTFQAVYNASKAYVDSFSFALRNELKDTGVSVTVLMPGPTETEFFERAGMEDTAVGQGKKMEASKVAEIGYAAMKRGDGDVVAGLMNKLQAATAAVTPQTVLAEMHRKQAEPGSGT, translated from the coding sequence ATGTCCGACACCGACTTTCCCACCGCCGCCGAGACCGCCCGGCCGCTCGCCGTCGTCACCGGCGCCTCGACCGGGATCGGCTATGAGCTGGCCCGGCTTTTCGCCGATGACGGCTTCGATCTGATCGTCGCGGCCGACACGTCGCTGGCTGAGGCGCAGCAGACCTTCGAGGGCCTCGGCGCGCGGGTCGAGACCCTGCAGGCGGACCTGTCGACCGAGGACGGCGTGCAGTCCCTGTACGACCTGATCGGCGGTCGCCCCGTCGACGCCCTGGCCGCCAACGCGGGTCACGGGCTGGGCGAGGGCTTCCTGGATCAGGATTTCGCCGACATCCGCCACGTCATCGACACCAACATCACCGGCACCACCCAGCTGCTGCACCTGGTCGGCCGCGACATGCGCGAGCGCGGCCGCGGGCAGATCCTGCTGACCGGGTCCATCGCCGGCCTGATGCCGGGCACGTTCCAGGCCGTCTACAACGCCTCCAAGGCCTATGTGGACAGCTTCTCCTTCGCCCTGCGCAACGAGCTGAAAGACACGGGCGTCAGCGTCACCGTGCTGATGCCGGGGCCGACCGAGACGGAGTTCTTCGAGCGCGCCGGCATGGAAGACACAGCCGTCGGTCAGGGCAAGAAGATGGAGGCCAGCAAGGTCGCCGAGATCGGCTATGCGGCCATGAAACGCGGCGACGGCGACGTGGTCGCGGGGCTGATGAACAAGCTTCAGGCCGCGACCGCCGCGGTCACGCCGCAGACGGTGCTGGCGGAGATGCATCGCAAACAGGCCGAGCCGGGCAGCGGCACCTGA
- a CDS encoding SRPBCC family protein, with translation MSDHQLSTDADVASPAFVDKDNVEGDHAASSIRAVMINRPRQELYDFWRDFSNLPRFMENVKSVEILESGRTRWHIAGPAGKDVELVSDITEDVPGEKIAWTSSEGSDIDHEGFVEFKDNAFGRGTEVRVFVSYDPPAGAIGKVVAKVLQREPRVQARRELRRFKQLMETGEVSTSKAPDAAPRGDRHF, from the coding sequence ATGTCCGATCACCAACTTTCAACCGATGCGGATGTGGCCTCACCCGCATTCGTGGATAAGGACAACGTCGAGGGCGACCACGCCGCGTCCAGTATCCGGGCCGTCATGATCAACCGCCCGCGCCAGGAACTGTATGATTTCTGGCGGGACTTTTCCAACCTTCCGCGCTTCATGGAGAACGTGAAATCGGTCGAGATCCTGGAGTCGGGACGGACCCGCTGGCATATCGCCGGACCGGCCGGAAAGGATGTCGAGCTGGTCTCGGACATCACCGAGGACGTCCCCGGCGAAAAGATCGCCTGGACCTCCAGCGAAGGGTCGGACATCGACCATGAGGGCTTCGTCGAGTTCAAGGACAATGCCTTCGGACGCGGCACCGAGGTGCGGGTCTTCGTCAGCTACGACCCGCCCGCCGGCGCGATCGGCAAGGTGGTGGCCAAGGTCCTGCAGCGAGAGCCGCGCGTCCAGGCCCGCCGCGAACTGCGCCGCTTCAAACAGCTGATGGAAACGGGCGAGGTCTCGACCTCGAAGGCCCCCGACGCCGCGCCTCGCGGCGACCGCCACTTCTGA
- a CDS encoding zinc-dependent alcohol dehydrogenase has product MRALTWHGKHNVKVDTVPDPQIVNPRDAIIKITATAICGSDLHLYDSYIPGMSNGDVLGHEFMGVVEEVGKENTTLKVGDRVVVPFVIACGKCFFCDHKMPAACDNSNPAEKADASEIAYGYAMTGAFGYSHLTGGYAGGQAEYARVPYSDYGPIKIPDGIEDERVLFLSDIFPTGWQAAENCQIQPGDTVAIWGCGPVGLFAIKSAILQGAGRVIAIDHHPRRLELAKANGAEVLNYHEVKIREALTEMTAGIGPDSCIDAVGMESHGFSPDNVVDAIKTTVRLGTDRTHVLRETIMAVRKGGTVSVPGVYGGFADKFPVGAFMEKGLTLKTGQTHVQNYLPDLLQLILDGKIDTTDMISHRLPLEQAAEGYKNFKDNQNEWTKVVLLPH; this is encoded by the coding sequence ATGCGCGCGCTGACCTGGCACGGAAAACACAACGTCAAGGTGGACACGGTCCCCGATCCCCAGATCGTCAATCCCCGGGACGCCATCATCAAGATCACCGCCACCGCCATCTGCGGCTCGGACCTGCACCTGTACGACAGCTACATCCCCGGCATGTCCAACGGCGACGTCCTGGGCCATGAATTCATGGGCGTGGTCGAGGAGGTCGGCAAGGAGAACACGACGCTGAAGGTCGGCGACCGCGTCGTCGTCCCCTTCGTCATCGCCTGCGGCAAATGCTTCTTCTGCGACCACAAGATGCCGGCCGCCTGCGACAACTCCAACCCGGCCGAAAAGGCCGACGCGTCGGAGATCGCCTACGGCTACGCCATGACCGGCGCCTTCGGCTATTCCCACCTGACGGGCGGCTATGCCGGCGGCCAGGCGGAATACGCTCGCGTGCCCTATTCCGACTACGGCCCGATCAAGATTCCCGACGGGATCGAGGACGAGCGGGTGCTGTTCCTGTCCGACATCTTCCCGACCGGCTGGCAGGCGGCCGAGAACTGCCAGATCCAGCCCGGCGACACCGTGGCCATCTGGGGCTGCGGCCCCGTCGGCCTGTTCGCCATCAAGAGCGCCATCTTGCAGGGCGCGGGCCGGGTCATCGCCATCGACCACCACCCCCGCCGTCTCGAACTGGCCAAGGCCAACGGCGCCGAGGTCCTCAACTATCATGAGGTCAAGATCCGCGAGGCCCTGACCGAGATGACCGCCGGCATCGGTCCCGACAGCTGCATCGACGCCGTCGGCATGGAAAGCCACGGCTTCTCGCCCGACAACGTGGTCGACGCGATCAAGACCACCGTCCGCCTCGGCACCGACCGCACCCACGTCCTGCGCGAGACCATCATGGCGGTCCGCAAGGGAGGCACGGTCTCGGTGCCTGGCGTCTACGGCGGCTTCGCCGACAAGTTCCCGGTCGGGGCCTTCATGGAGAAGGGCCTGACCCTGAAGACCGGCCAGACCCACGTGCAGAACTACCTGCCCGACCTGCTGCAGCTGATCCTCGACGGCAAGATCGACACCACCGACATGATCTCGCACCGCCTGCCGCTGGAACAGGCCGCCGAGGGCTACAAGAACTTCAAGGACAACCAGAACGAATGGACCAAGGTCGTTCTGCTGCCCCACTGA
- a CDS encoding helix-turn-helix transcriptional regulator, which produces MARAFGVNAYLSKAQPVETLVNAVGGILRGESLFPENAPSDPVAVDFHRRIASLSAAQLRVMRALVDGKLNKQIAGEMNLTEGTVKQHVSAILRKLEVNNRSQAIIAAAPALKNAAGG; this is translated from the coding sequence ATGGCCAGAGCCTTCGGCGTGAACGCCTACCTGTCCAAGGCGCAGCCGGTCGAAACCCTGGTCAATGCCGTCGGCGGCATTCTAAGGGGGGAATCGCTGTTCCCGGAAAACGCCCCCTCTGACCCTGTGGCGGTCGATTTCCACCGCCGCATCGCCAGTCTGTCGGCGGCCCAGCTCCGGGTCATGCGAGCCCTGGTCGACGGAAAGCTGAACAAGCAGATCGCGGGCGAGATGAACCTGACCGAAGGCACGGTGAAACAGCATGTCTCGGCCATCTTGCGCAAGCTGGAGGTCAACAACCGCAGCCAGGCCATCATCGCCGCCGCTCCGGCCTTGAAGAACGCCGCCGGAGGCTGA
- a CDS encoding TonB-dependent receptor, which yields MAFLAWLVGATSASAQAARYVSIPAQPTTAAVLRLGAQMGVSIGATEAAGCGRSRAVVGTYDVETALRLILADSPCGFRRIDRRTYLITRRSAPPAPRRLDPPPPLEINRLDDIVVTATRREQSLADAPYSLSAIEGAAFDASARRDTAALATRLAGLTVTNLGSGRNKLFVRGLADSPLTGQTQAMVGLYLDETRLTYDAPDPDLRLVDLERVELLRGPQSTLYGAGTLGGVLKLISRPPVLDDYQAEIAAGTTVANDAAPGHSIDLVFNTPLVRDRLALRAVLYEEVIEGAVDDPGLGLANTGGTVRNGVRASVLWRINDVWDARLASVFQVLHIDDSQYAFESLPAYERSLAIREPSNNDFNGVSLTGVGTYEWGVVKLSGVYQGHDLDRRYDATRASLELGGQGAPLAYDEADDIRAFALEGSIISPSQPPFTWLAGLTFSHYSHARTSRIGTLEAGAPLFVTIKDDDTNEAAIFGELAWARDDLKITIGGRYFRAVTESATEARRSGQLSDEFQGQLDDDDFSTKAVIEYAYRDDVLVYAQTSLGYRKGGFNGGSVLDGVYGVPGGAQPYRTFRPDDLLSHEIGLRWRTADERMSLRAAAYRVDWRSVQSDRISRDGLPFTANIGSADTRGIEVEGVWRDGPWRIDVNLTANDPRLTEEDESYPLGNGSDLPGVPRILGAVTARRDGLLFGLPGWLSGTVGYVGPSNQRLTQTTITQMGDYVTSELAGYLVLGSWTGTVRIDNLLGSDGDTFGYGNPFLVGRETVITPQRPRGLSISLARRF from the coding sequence TTGGCTTTCCTGGCCTGGCTGGTGGGGGCCACCAGCGCCTCGGCTCAGGCCGCGCGGTACGTGTCCATTCCGGCGCAGCCCACTACCGCGGCGGTCCTTCGGCTCGGCGCGCAGATGGGGGTGTCGATCGGCGCGACCGAGGCCGCCGGCTGTGGTCGGTCCCGGGCCGTGGTCGGAACATACGATGTCGAAACCGCCTTGCGACTTATACTGGCCGACAGTCCATGTGGCTTTCGCCGCATCGATCGGCGCACCTATCTGATCACGCGACGAAGCGCGCCGCCCGCGCCCCGACGCCTGGACCCGCCGCCGCCCTTGGAAATCAACCGTCTGGACGACATCGTCGTCACGGCCACGCGGCGTGAGCAGAGCCTGGCCGACGCGCCCTATTCGCTCTCCGCGATTGAGGGCGCGGCCTTCGACGCCTCGGCCAGGCGAGACACCGCCGCCCTGGCGACGCGCCTGGCCGGACTGACCGTCACAAACCTGGGCTCGGGCCGTAACAAGCTGTTCGTCCGAGGCCTGGCGGACAGTCCGCTGACGGGTCAGACCCAGGCGATGGTGGGGCTCTATCTCGACGAGACCCGCCTGACCTACGATGCGCCGGATCCTGATCTGCGGCTGGTCGACCTGGAGCGGGTCGAGCTTCTGCGCGGACCACAGTCCACGCTTTACGGCGCGGGCACCCTCGGAGGGGTGCTGAAGTTGATCAGCCGTCCTCCGGTGCTTGACGACTATCAGGCGGAGATCGCGGCCGGCACGACGGTCGCGAATGATGCCGCGCCGGGACACTCGATCGACCTCGTCTTCAACACCCCTCTGGTTCGAGACCGGCTGGCGCTTCGGGCCGTTCTTTACGAGGAGGTCATCGAAGGGGCCGTCGACGATCCGGGACTTGGCTTGGCAAACACGGGGGGCACTGTCAGGAACGGCGTCCGGGCCTCGGTGCTGTGGCGCATCAACGATGTCTGGGACGCCCGGCTCGCGAGCGTTTTCCAAGTCCTGCATATCGACGACAGCCAGTACGCTTTCGAGTCCCTGCCTGCCTACGAAAGGTCGCTTGCGATACGAGAGCCCAGCAACAACGATTTCAACGGCGTGTCTTTGACAGGAGTCGGGACCTACGAGTGGGGCGTTGTGAAGTTAAGTGGTGTCTACCAGGGTCATGATCTGGATCGCCGATATGACGCTACCCGCGCCTCATTGGAATTGGGCGGCCAAGGCGCTCCGCTGGCCTATGATGAGGCGGACGATATTCGAGCCTTCGCGCTGGAAGGCTCGATCATCTCGCCCTCGCAACCACCTTTCACTTGGCTGGCCGGTCTGACCTTCTCGCACTATAGCCACGCGCGGACGAGCCGGATCGGGACTCTGGAGGCGGGGGCCCCCCTCTTTGTAACAATCAAGGATGACGACACGAACGAGGCGGCGATATTTGGCGAGCTCGCCTGGGCTCGCGACGACCTGAAAATCACCATCGGTGGCCGATACTTTAGAGCCGTCACCGAATCCGCCACGGAGGCGCGTCGGTCTGGCCAGCTGTCCGACGAATTTCAGGGCCAGTTGGATGATGACGATTTTTCGACCAAGGCGGTGATCGAATACGCCTATCGCGACGACGTCCTCGTCTATGCCCAGACCAGCCTGGGTTATCGAAAGGGCGGCTTCAACGGCGGGTCCGTGCTGGACGGCGTCTATGGCGTTCCCGGTGGCGCTCAACCCTATCGGACCTTCCGGCCCGATGACCTCCTGAGCCACGAGATCGGGCTGCGCTGGCGGACCGCAGATGAGCGAATGAGCCTGCGGGCCGCCGCATACCGGGTCGACTGGCGATCCGTGCAGTCGGACCGGATATCGCGTGACGGTCTGCCCTTTACGGCGAACATCGGGTCGGCCGACACGCGCGGAATCGAGGTGGAGGGCGTGTGGCGCGATGGTCCCTGGCGCATCGATGTCAACCTCACGGCGAACGATCCGCGGCTGACGGAAGAGGACGAGAGCTATCCATTAGGAAACGGCAGCGATCTTCCCGGGGTGCCGAGAATCCTTGGCGCGGTGACCGCCCGACGAGACGGTCTACTGTTCGGCCTTCCTGGATGGCTCAGCGGAACCGTTGGCTATGTCGGCCCCTCCAACCAACGGCTCACGCAAACGACGATTACGCAGATGGGCGACTATGTCACCTCCGAACTGGCGGGCTATCTTGTGCTTGGCTCCTGGACAGGCACCGTCAGGATCGACAACCTCCTTGGATCAGACGGCGATACTTTTGGGTACGGCAACCCTTTTCTGGTCGGTCGCGAGACCGTCATCACGCCCCAACGGCCTCGGGGCCTTTCGATCTCACTGGCAAGACGGTTTTAG
- a CDS encoding FecR domain-containing protein produces MTLSGTPSQSLIDQASAWVVRLGGDDVTDVDYEALEAWLKVSPDHRPAFERAQGLWAALDQDRAALDAALTRAAPRLVATDRRSLVRRWPWGVGGLAVAALACALLIGPILSSRPVTYVTAPGEQKTVNLADGSVIVMNGDSTLSIRLSGAERRVEMGHAEAAFDITHDVDRPFRITVGESRIEVLGTAFDVRRDADSTRVNVARGLVRVSDLADATHNVRLAAGQSVTRPDATDALTVAPGSTEPPGWRAGQLVYDDRPLSEVVDDLNRAYPTPIRAIGGAGALRFSGVLALDGQDETLRRLEAFLPIVVARREGVIELRPR; encoded by the coding sequence ATGACCCTGTCCGGCACTCCTTCCCAGTCGCTCATCGACCAGGCTTCGGCCTGGGTCGTCAGGCTGGGCGGTGATGACGTCACCGATGTCGACTATGAGGCGCTGGAGGCTTGGCTGAAGGTGTCGCCCGATCATCGCCCTGCCTTTGAACGGGCCCAGGGCCTGTGGGCCGCTCTCGATCAGGATCGCGCCGCCCTGGACGCCGCCCTGACCCGCGCCGCGCCACGCCTTGTCGCCACAGATCGCCGGTCCTTAGTCCGGCGTTGGCCTTGGGGCGTCGGCGGCTTGGCGGTCGCGGCTTTGGCCTGCGCCCTCTTGATAGGCCCGATCCTCTCGTCCAGGCCCGTGACCTATGTGACAGCGCCGGGAGAACAGAAGACCGTTAACCTGGCCGACGGCTCGGTGATTGTAATGAATGGCGACTCCACTCTGTCCATCCGTCTGTCGGGCGCTGAACGGCGGGTAGAGATGGGACATGCAGAAGCTGCCTTTGATATCACACATGACGTCGACCGTCCCTTCCGAATTACAGTCGGCGAAAGTCGGATCGAGGTGCTCGGCACCGCATTCGACGTCCGCCGCGACGCCGACAGCACCCGCGTGAATGTTGCTCGCGGCCTTGTCCGCGTGTCCGATCTGGCCGACGCGACGCACAACGTCCGTCTAGCTGCCGGCCAATCGGTTACTCGGCCAGATGCTACGGACGCGCTAACAGTGGCACCCGGGTCGACCGAGCCGCCCGGCTGGCGCGCCGGCCAACTGGTTTACGACGACCGGCCGTTGTCAGAGGTGGTCGACGATCTCAATCGCGCCTATCCGACACCGATCCGCGCGATTGGCGGCGCGGGCGCGCTTCGCTTCAGCGGGGTCCTGGCCCTGGACGGCCAGGACGAGACCTTGCGCCGCCTGGAAGCCTTTCTGCCGATCGTGGTCGCGCGGCGCGAGGGCGTCATCGAACTGCGCCCGCGCTGA
- a CDS encoding RNA polymerase sigma factor — protein MAASAKDELLAIYLERRPALVRSFAARTGSQDRAEDIVQDIYVRLHALSDANAAEVQNPIAFLYRIGGNLVLDAVRQGKRMTARDQAWTETSGASLDGVSIADQPSPEEAAWARLKLDQVARALEGVPPKARQAFRLHRLDGLTHGQIAARLGVSTSSVEKYLSAVLARLLVEVGWP, from the coding sequence GTGGCGGCGAGCGCGAAAGATGAGCTACTCGCGATCTATCTGGAACGCCGCCCGGCCCTCGTCCGTTCATTCGCCGCCCGGACCGGCTCGCAGGACCGAGCCGAAGACATCGTTCAGGACATCTATGTCCGGCTCCACGCCCTGTCCGACGCCAACGCCGCCGAGGTCCAGAACCCGATCGCCTTCCTCTATCGCATCGGAGGCAACTTGGTCTTGGACGCGGTCCGGCAGGGCAAGCGGATGACGGCGCGGGACCAGGCCTGGACGGAAACGTCCGGCGCCTCGCTGGACGGCGTCTCGATCGCCGACCAACCCTCGCCTGAAGAGGCCGCATGGGCGCGGCTCAAGCTCGACCAGGTGGCCCGCGCCCTGGAAGGCGTCCCTCCAAAGGCTCGGCAGGCCTTTCGACTGCATCGCCTGGACGGCCTGACCCATGGTCAGATCGCCGCCCGCCTGGGCGTGTCTACCAGTTCGGTCGAGAAGTATCTGAGCGCAGTGCTGGCCAGGCTGCTGGTCGAGGTGGGCTGGCCATGA